The following is a genomic window from Devosia neptuniae.
AAGAGGTGCTGGCCGAGGCGTCGAACACGACGCTGGCCACATCGCCCAATAGGGTACGGCCCTTGATGACGATGTCCTCGAAATCCTGCGGGGTGGTGACTTCGGAAATGGCGCGGACGGTGATGTTCTGGTTGGGGCCGTTGATCGAGCCGGTGGGAGTGTCGAGCGCGATAGTGGCGAGGGCGGTGCGGACGTCGGCGACGGTCAGGCCGTGGCTGGCCAGCTTGATGGGATCGACATCGACATCGAAGGCGGTGTCGCGCGTGCCATAGACCTGTACTTCGGCGACGCCGGCGACGGCGCCGAGCCGCTCGGAGATCGTGTCTTCCACCAATTTGCTGAGATCGCCCATGCTCATGGCGTCGGAGGTGACGGCCAGTTGCATCACCGGCTGGGCATCGGAATCAGCCTTGAAGATCACCGGGTCATCGACATTGTCGGGCAGGGAGCGGCCGATGCGGCTGAGCGCGTCGCGCACGTCGGAGGTCGCGACATCGAGGTTAGTGCTATCGGAGAATTCGAGGGTGACGCGGCTTTGGCCGGTCGAGGAGCTGGAGGAAATGCCGGTGACGCCCTGCACGCGGGCGACGGCGCCTTCCACGACGGCGGTGATTTCGCGGTCCACGGTTTCGGCAGCAGCGCCGGTGAAGGTGGTGGAAATGGAGAGGACGGGTTGCTCGACGCTGGGCAGTTCGCGCACTTCGGCGCCGAGCAGGGCGGCGAGGCCGGCCACCACGATCATGGCGTTAACGACGACTGCCAAGACCGGCCGGCGCACGAACAATGCGGCCAGGGTTCCGCCGCGTTCGTTTTTTTCGGCAATCGACATGCGGTCCTCCTCGCGATCAGTTTGGGGTGGCGGCGGCGGCCTCTTGCGGCGGCAAGGTGCCATCGGGGCCGCTGAGCAGAGTCACGTCGGCGCCTTCGCTGAGCTGCAGAATGCCTTCGGTGATGATGGCGTCGCCGGGCGCCAGATCGGCGCGAACCAGCACGCCATCGCTATTGCGCTGGATGATTTCGGCCATGACCTTGGTGGCTTTGCCATCCACATATTTCCAGACATAGGAGCCCTGGGCCGACCACAATATGGCCAGCGGATTGACCGCCGGGAATTGCTCGCCGGGGAAACGCAAAGCCACGGTGAAGGACATGCCAGCGCGCAGCGCTTTGTCGTCATTGGGGATTTCGGCCTGGACCTGCAATGTGCGGCTGGCCGGATCGATGCGATTGTCGACAGCATTGATCTCGCCATCAAAGACCCGGCCGGGCAGGGCCACGGCGGTTACGGTGACCGGCATTTGCGGGGCGATGGAGACGGCATAGCGCTCGGGCACCCAGAAATCGACCAGGATTGCCGAGGTATCGTCGATGGTGGTGACGGTGGTTTGAGCGGGGACGTAATTGCCCGGGGTGACCTGGATCAGGCCCACCGTGCCGGCAATGGGGCTGGCAATGGTGCGGCGGCTGAGCGCCACCTGGGCATTGCGCAATTCGAGCTCGGCATTGGCGGCGGCGAGCTGGGCGGCAGTGACGACGGAGGGGGCGACGACATTGGAACTGGCCAGCCCCTGCGTGCGCGCCAGCGTGGCCTGGGCATCATCGAGCGCGAGCTTGGCGCGGTCGAAGGCGATCTGTTCGGCATCGGAATCGAGCCGCGCGATGATGTCGCCGGCCGCTACGATCTGGCCCGGGCGCACCAGCACATCGGCCAGGGTGCCGCCAACGGGGGAGGCGACGGTGACTGAATGGGTGGCCGTGCCCTCGCCGATGGCGGAGAGGGTGGAATTGATGGTGGCAAGGGTGACGCCCGTGGTCACCACATTGGTCTGGCGGGCGCCGCCCGGCCGGCCGCCGCCGGGCCGCTGGCCAGGGGAGGCGCTGTCGCCGGGAGCGGCGAAGGGCAGGACGATGCCGTAATTGGCCAGGGTCTGGCTGGCGCCGGGGACGAAAAAGACCCAGGCCGCCAGGGCGGCGGCCAGAACGATGAGTGAAGCCAGAAGCTGCCGTATCAAGCCTTGGACCCTGAAAAAGTGCTGAAAATATCGGTATCCGGCCGCCAGGGGCCGGAAATCAGCGGGACTGTAGCAGCGGCTTTCCCGCTACGACATTACAAAGCCGTAAGGATCGCGGGCTTGTTATTCGATCTCGGCGTCGGGGCGACCTCCCCATTCGGTCCAGGAGCCATCGTAGACGGCGACATTGCTGGCGCCGGTGAGTTCGAGGGCGAGGGCCAGCGTTGCGGCGGTGATGCCGGAGCCGCAGGAGGTGATGATTGGTTTGGTGGGGTCAATGCCGCGATCGGCGAAGATCTGCTGGAGTTCGGCGACGGGCCGCATCTGGCCGTTTTCGGTGAGCAGGCCCACCGGCACATTGGCGCTGCCGGGGATGTGGCCGCCACGCAGGCCGGCGCGGGGTTCGGGCACTTCGGCATGGAAGCGTGGGGCGGGCCGGGCGTCGGCGATCTGGGCGGCGTGGTCGTGGCTGCGGTTGCGCACGGTGTCGAAATCGGCAACGCGGTTGCGGTTGAAATGGGCCTGGAAGATCGCCGGTTGGCGGGTCACGGTGCCGGTTTGCACGGCACGTTTTTCGGCGCGCCATTTGGGGCCGCCGCCGGCCAGGATGTGAACTTTGGCGGCGCCCATGGTGCGGAAGGTCCACCAGACGCGGGGGGCGGAGAAGAGGCCGAGTTCGTCATAGATGACGATATTGGATTGGTCGGAAATGCCTAAGGCGCCGACCATATGGGCGAAATCGGCCGGGGAGGGCAGCATATGCGGCAGGTTGGAGCTGGTGTCGGCGATGCCGTCGATGTCGAAGAAGACGGCGCCGGGGATGTGGCCGGCGAGGTATTCGGCCTGGGCGTTGCGGGATGAATTGGGCATGTGCCAGCTGGCGTCGATCACCACGAGATCGGGATCGCTCAGATGGGCGGCGAGCCATTCGGTGGTGACGAAGGGGGTATCCATGCTGGGTGTCCTATGCGGGTTGTGAGCCTAGGATGGGCCTTCCGGCGCGTTCCGTCAAACGCATAGGTGGCTGATATAACAGGGTTTTTACTGTCATATTTGTAGCGCCAGCAGGTCCTTGCTGGCCAGGCTGATGGTGACCGGCTCGCCCCGGCTGGGTGGTGCGGTGCGCTGGTCGTTGAAGGTGTCGAGGCTCAGGATGTTCTTGCCGAGCGCCACGCGCAGGCGGATCACCGAGCCCAGAAAGGTCACGTCGGCAATGGTGCCGGTGAGGGTAATGTCATTGCCATCGCGGGCGCCGATGGACAGCACTTCGGGCCGTAGTGTTAGCAGACTGTTAGCGCCGACGCTCGCATCGGCGGGCAATTGGCTAACGCGGACGGTCTGGCCGTCAATGGCGACGGTTTTGGCGGCGACATCGATGATTGTCGCTTCGATCGTGTTGAGCTGGCCGACGAAAGTGGCGACGAAACGGGTGGCCGGTTTGTTGTAAATTTCGTGCGGCGCGCCGAGCTGTTCGATATGGCCGGCATTCATCACCACGATGCGGTCGGAGATGGACAGTGCCTCTTCCTGATCGTGGGTGACGAAGACAGTGGTGATGCCGAGGTCGAGCTGGATGGCGCGGATTTCTTCACGCAGGGAGACGCGGATTTTGGCGTCGAGGGCGGAGAGGGGTTCGTCGAGCAGCAGCATGCGGGGGCGGGGGGCGATGGCGCGGGCAAGGGCGACGCGCTGCTGCTGGCCGCCACTCATTTCGTAGGGATAGCGTTTTTCAAAGCCGGGCAGGCCGATGAGCTTGAGCATTTCATCGACGCGGGCGCGGCGTTCTTCCTTGCCCATGCCGGCGATCTTGAGGCCGAAGCCGATATTGTCGCCGACGTTGAGGTTGGGGAAGAGGGCATAGGCTTGAAACACCATGCCGAGCTGGCGCTGATTGGGCTTGAGGCTGGTGATGTCCTCGCCATCGATGCGGATGGTGCCGGTGGTGGGGTTTTCAAAGCCCGCAATCATGCGCAGGATGGTGGTCTTGCCGCAGCCGGAGGGGCCGAGCAGCGAGATGAACTCCCCCTTGCCGAAGGCGAAGCTGACGCCTTTGACCACGGTATTGTTGCCGAAGGACTTGGTGAGGTTTTCGACGGACAGGAAATCTTGGCTCATATCAATCGGTCCGTGCAGAGGTGCGGGGGGCAAAGCGGCCGAGCACATTGATCATGCCCATGGCGCCCCAGGTGATGATGAAGGAAATGATGGCGAGGGCGGCCGGCTCATAGGCGCGGTTGGCGCCGATATTTTGCAGATATGGCCCGAAGGCGGGGCGGTTGAGCAGGCTCGCTATGGTGAATTCGCCGATGACGATGGCGAAGGTGAGGAAGGCGCCGGACAGCACCGCGACCAGAATATTGGGCAGGATGATGCGGCCGATTATCTGGGGCGTGGAGGCCCCGGCGATCTGGGCCGCCTCGGTCAGGGTCTGCACATCGATGGTGCGCATGCCGGTATCGACGGCGCGATACATATAGGGCAGGGCCAGGGTCACATAGGCGCAGGTGAGCAGGATATCGGTGCCAAGGGCCGAACCGGTGAAGGGAATGACCGAGCTGGAATTGTAGAGCCGGATATAGCCATAGACCAGAATGATGGCCGGGATGATCAGCGGCATCAGGGTGAGGAATTCGACGAAGGGGCGCAGCCAGGGCAGGCGCAGGCGGACGAAATAGACCGCCGGGACGACGACGAGAATGCCCACGATGATGGCGAGGAGGCCAATGACCACCGAATAGGTGAAGGTGGCCCGGAAGTTCGGATCGGAAAAGACCGAGGCATAGGCGTCGAGGCTACGATAGTCGCGCCGCATTCGGGTCGAAAACTCGAAGGTGGCGACCAGGGGGATGATGAAGTAGGCGGCGCCGAGTGCAAAAACCAGCCAGGCCCAGAAGCGGTTAGTCTTCATTTCATCCACCTCTCGGCGCGGGCGGAAATGACGAGATAAATGATGTTGGCGATGGCGGTGATGAGGATCATGCCCAGGGCCAAAGCGGCGCCGAGGCCGGGATTTTGCAGGGCATCACCACGGATCTGCGCATAGAGCAGGATGGGCACGATATTGAGCGAGGAGCCGGTCAACGCATAGGCGGTGGCTATGGCACCGAAGGCATTGGCAAAGAGCAGCGACAGCGTGCCGAGGAAACTGGGCCACAGGATGGGCAGGCCGACATAGCGCCAGAATTGCCATTGGCTGGCGCCCAGGATTTGCGCTGCCTCGTTCCATTCCTTCTTCAGCCCATCGATGGCGGGGGCGATGATGAGGATCATCAGCGGAATCTGGAAGTAGAGATAGGTGAGGGTGAGGCCCCAGAAGCTGAGCAGATTGAAGCCGGCCTTGTAGATGTCGACGCCCAGGAATTTGAGAATGATGGTGACGAGGCCGAGGCGCCCCACGGTGGAGATGAAGGCGAAGGCCAGCGGCACGCCGGCGAAGTTGGAGGCGACGCCGGAAAAGGTCATGACGGCCGAGCGCAGGCCCGAGGGCAGGCGGCCACGGATCAGTGCCAGGGCGACGGCGAGGCCGATCAGGGCGCCCAGGATGGCGGAGGCGCCGGAGATGCGGATCGAAATCCAGTAGGCGGCGATGATCTGGTCGGTGAACAGGCCCGCGATATTGTCGAAGGTGAGTTGCCCGTCGCGGCCGACAAAGGCGGCGCCGATAAGATAGAGCGTGGGCAGGATGAGGAACATCACCGCAAAGATGATGAAGGGCGCAACGCCCAGCCACTCGAAGGAGAGGCGGCGTTTGGGTCGGGGTGATGTGGCGGCGTCGGTCATCAAGGAGCCCCAGTAGACCTCATGGTGAGCCTGTCGAACCACGAGGTCGTGGCACATAGGCCCGAAGATCCAGCCACGACCTCGTCCTTCGACAGGCTCAGGATGAGGTCTGTTGAAGCGGTCGTGGCTGGCTTAGTCGCGTCTAGACGTTACTGAACGTTCGCGCCGACTACGGCGTCCCACTGGCTGGTGATGACGGCCTTGGCGGCGTTCTGTTCGTCGATGGTCGGGAAGACGGCCTTTTCATACGCGGCGGCCGGGGGCAGGGCGTCGAGCAGGTCCTGTGGGATCAGGCCCTTGGCAGCCAGGTCGTTGAAGCGGATCGGGTGGCAATAGCCAGCGAGCCAGCCGAGCTGACCTTCGTCGGAATAGAGATATTCCATCCACAGCTTTGCCGCGTTCGGATGGGGCGCAAAGGCCGAGATAGCCTGGATGTAAACGCCGGCGACGACGCCAGTGGTGGGCACGACGATCTCGGCGGCCGGGTTGCCTTCAAAGCCGGCCTTCCAGGCGAGCAGATTGTAATCCCAGGCGATGACGATCGGGGTAGTGCCCTGCGCCAGCGAGGCCGACTTGCCGATGACCGGGACGAAATTGCCGGCGGCGTTGACTTCGCCGAAGAATTTGAGGCCCGCATCGGCGGCGCCAGCAGCATCGGCACCGGTGGCAAGGCCAGCGGCATAGACGGACTGGATGGCCTGGGCGGAGGCGCGCGGATCACCAGCCAGGGCGACGGCATTGGCATATTCCGGCTTGGTCAGGTCGGCCCAATCGGTGGGAACGGCGGAGACCAGATCGGTGTTCACCAGCATGGCCATGACGCCATAATAATCGCCATACCAATAGCCATCGGCATCCTTGGCGTCGGCGGGGATGGAGTCCCAGGTGGAGACCTTATAGGGCTGGATCAGGCCATCGGCCTTGGCCTGCGGGCCGAACGCCAGGCCAACGTCGATCACGTCGGGGGCCTGCGGGCCGGTATTGCCCTTATTGGCCTTGATGGCTTCGATTTCGTCGGCCGAGCCGGCATCGGGATTGAGTTCGTTGACGGTGATGCCCGGATATTTGGCCTTGAAGCCGTCGATCACGGCGCCATAGCCGCACCAATCATGGGGCAGGGCGATGGTGGTGAGCTGGCCTTCGGCCTTGGCGGCGGTGTAGAGGGCGTCGAGATCGGTCTGGGCAAAGGCCTGGGCCGAAACGGAAAGCACGGCCAGCATCGAGACGGAGCCGGCGAGCACATTCTTGAAGGTCATGTTCAGTCTCCCTGAATTGGTCGTTCGTCGGCACCCATTGATGAGCGTCGCGGCGGACTGGCGAGGGAGTAGTGAGGCGGTGTGACAGTGCAATGACAGTGTCGGGAAGCCCATGTGACGATCGGCATCGCCGCCGAAAAAGCCCGTCGATACGCTCCCTTAGCCGTTTCTGCCCTTGTCCCCCGCTGCCCTCCCAGCCGCAATTGTGACAGTGCCCCTTTGTGACAGTTTAGTCCAGATGGTCAAAAATTTTGGGTGGGGGTGGATTGGGGGTGGCGGAGGGATCGGAGTACCCCCTCCTAGCCTCCCCCTGATAGGGGGAGGGACCGGCCGGTGGTTGGGACTGGATCGAGTTTTAGCCACAAGGCGGTCCCGCCCTGAAAGCGCCCCACCCATAGTGTCACCCCGGCGCAGGCCGGGGCCCATCTCGAGATCGTGCCGCTTGCCGCAAGGTCGAGGATCGGAACAACCACCTCGCGGCTGGGGCGGCATCTCAGGATGGGCCCCGGCCTGCGCCGGGGTGACATCGTGGGTTGGGGAAGTTGTGTGTCCAACGCGGAATAGAGCAAGGTCCAGAAAGCATTGAGAAAAATCGGAATTGGCGGTGTTTCCCGCCACCCTTGATACTTTAGACTTCTTCTAAACTATTGAATTTGAATTGCTTTCATAAGGTGAGAGGGATACTCCGCTTTCCAGATTTCAGCCTGGAGGACGATCCATGATTTCCAAGAGGACGCTGCGCGGCCTGGCCTTGGCGCTTACGCTTTCCGTTGCCCCGATGTCGGCCTATGCGCAGGCGCCGAGCGAAGAGGCCGTGTTGGCCAATTATGCCGATCTGGCGCAGGCCGGGTATGAAGACGCGCTGAGCACGGCCAAGGCGCTGGACGCGGCGGTGGATGCGCTGATCGCCGAGCCGAGCGAGGCGACGCTGCTGGCGGCGCGGGAGGCCTGGAAGGCGTCGCGCATTCCCTATCAGCAGACCGAGGCGTTCCGCTTTGGCAATCCGATTGTGGACGAATGGGAAGGCAAGGTGAATGCCTGGCCGCTCGATGAAGGGCTGATCGACTATGTCGATGCCAGCTATGGCACCGAGAGCGACAGCAATTCGCTCTATGTGGCCAATGTCATCGCCAATCCCAAGCTGGTCATTGATGGCGTTGAGCTGGATGCCACCGAGATTACGCCGGCGCTGTTGCAGGACAATCTGCAGGAAGCGGCTGGGATCGAATCCAATGTGGCGACGGGCTATCACGCTATTGAATTCCTGCTCTGGGGGCAGGATTTGCATGGCACGGGGCCTGGGGCGGGCGAGCGGCCGTTCACTGATTATTCGACGGCCGATCATGCCGATCGGCGGGCGGCGTATCTGAAGGCGGCGACGAGCCTGTTGGTCAGCGATCTCGAAGAGATGGTGGGCAATTGGACGGCCGATGGCGCGGCACGGGCGGCGCTGCCGGAGCTGGGCATTTCGGCGATTTTGACCGGCATGGGGTCGCTGTCATTTGGCGAATTGGCGGGCGAGCGCATGAAGCTGGGCCTGCTGCTGCATGACCCGGAGGAAGAGCATGATTGCTTCTCGGACAATACGCATGTGTCGCACCTCAATGACGCGATCGGCATCCGCAATGTCTATGCGGGCAGCTATACCCGGGTGGATGGTTCTGTGGTGGAGGGGCCGGCGATTTCGGACCTGATCGCGGCCAAGGATGCGGCGCTCGATAGCGAGATTGCCGGGCTGCTCGACGATACCGTGGCCAAGATGAATGTGATGGCGGACCGCGCCGTGGCGGGCGAGGCTTATGACCAGCAGATTGCCGAGGGGAACACCGAGGGCAATGCGGTGGTGCAGGCGGCGATTGATGGGCTGATCGCGCAGACGCGCGGCATCGAGCG
Proteins encoded in this region:
- a CDS encoding efflux RND transporter periplasmic adaptor subunit — protein: MIRQLLASLIVLAAALAAWVFFVPGASQTLANYGIVLPFAAPGDSASPGQRPGGGRPGGARQTNVVTTGVTLATINSTLSAIGEGTATHSVTVASPVGGTLADVLVRPGQIVAAGDIIARLDSDAEQIAFDRAKLALDDAQATLARTQGLASSNVVAPSVVTAAQLAAANAELELRNAQVALSRRTIASPIAGTVGLIQVTPGNYVPAQTTVTTIDDTSAILVDFWVPERYAVSIAPQMPVTVTAVALPGRVFDGEINAVDNRIDPASRTLQVQAEIPNDDKALRAGMSFTVALRFPGEQFPAVNPLAILWSAQGSYVWKYVDGKATKVMAEIIQRNSDGVLVRADLAPGDAIITEGILQLSEGADVTLLSGPDGTLPPQEAAAATPN
- the sseA gene encoding 3-mercaptopyruvate sulfurtransferase, coding for MDTPFVTTEWLAAHLSDPDLVVIDASWHMPNSSRNAQAEYLAGHIPGAVFFDIDGIADTSSNLPHMLPSPADFAHMVGALGISDQSNIVIYDELGLFSAPRVWWTFRTMGAAKVHILAGGGPKWRAEKRAVQTGTVTRQPAIFQAHFNRNRVADFDTVRNRSHDHAAQIADARPAPRFHAEVPEPRAGLRGGHIPGSANVPVGLLTENGQMRPVAELQQIFADRGIDPTKPIITSCGSGITAATLALALELTGASNVAVYDGSWTEWGGRPDAEIE
- a CDS encoding ABC transporter ATP-binding protein, yielding MSQDFLSVENLTKSFGNNTVVKGVSFAFGKGEFISLLGPSGCGKTTILRMIAGFENPTTGTIRIDGEDITSLKPNQRQLGMVFQAYALFPNLNVGDNIGFGLKIAGMGKEERRARVDEMLKLIGLPGFEKRYPYEMSGGQQQRVALARAIAPRPRMLLLDEPLSALDAKIRVSLREEIRAIQLDLGITTVFVTHDQEEALSISDRIVVMNAGHIEQLGAPHEIYNKPATRFVATFVGQLNTIEATIIDVAAKTVAIDGQTVRVSQLPADASVGANSLLTLRPEVLSIGARDGNDITLTGTIADVTFLGSVIRLRVALGKNILSLDTFNDQRTAPPSRGEPVTISLASKDLLALQI
- a CDS encoding ABC transporter permease yields the protein MKTNRFWAWLVFALGAAYFIIPLVATFEFSTRMRRDYRSLDAYASVFSDPNFRATFTYSVVIGLLAIIVGILVVVPAVYFVRLRLPWLRPFVEFLTLMPLIIPAIILVYGYIRLYNSSSVIPFTGSALGTDILLTCAYVTLALPYMYRAVDTGMRTIDVQTLTEAAQIAGASTPQIIGRIILPNILVAVLSGAFLTFAIVIGEFTIASLLNRPAFGPYLQNIGANRAYEPAALAIISFIITWGAMGMINVLGRFAPRTSARTD
- a CDS encoding ABC transporter permease — encoded protein: MMTDAATSPRPKRRLSFEWLGVAPFIIFAVMFLILPTLYLIGAAFVGRDGQLTFDNIAGLFTDQIIAAYWISIRISGASAILGALIGLAVALALIRGRLPSGLRSAVMTFSGVASNFAGVPLAFAFISTVGRLGLVTIILKFLGVDIYKAGFNLLSFWGLTLTYLYFQIPLMILIIAPAIDGLKKEWNEAAQILGASQWQFWRYVGLPILWPSFLGTLSLLFANAFGAIATAYALTGSSLNIVPILLYAQIRGDALQNPGLGAALALGMILITAIANIIYLVISARAERWMK
- a CDS encoding ABC transporter substrate-binding protein: MTFKNVLAGSVSMLAVLSVSAQAFAQTDLDALYTAAKAEGQLTTIALPHDWCGYGAVIDGFKAKYPGITVNELNPDAGSADEIEAIKANKGNTGPQAPDVIDVGLAFGPQAKADGLIQPYKVSTWDSIPADAKDADGYWYGDYYGVMAMLVNTDLVSAVPTDWADLTKPEYANAVALAGDPRASAQAIQSVYAAGLATGADAAGAADAGLKFFGEVNAAGNFVPVIGKSASLAQGTTPIVIAWDYNLLAWKAGFEGNPAAEIVVPTTGVVAGVYIQAISAFAPHPNAAKLWMEYLYSDEGQLGWLAGYCHPIRFNDLAAKGLIPQDLLDALPPAAAYEKAVFPTIDEQNAAKAVITSQWDAVVGANVQ
- a CDS encoding imelysin family protein produces the protein MSKRTLRGLALALTLSVAPMSAYAQAPSEEAVLANYADLAQAGYEDALSTAKALDAAVDALIAEPSEATLLAAREAWKASRIPYQQTEAFRFGNPIVDEWEGKVNAWPLDEGLIDYVDASYGTESDSNSLYVANVIANPKLVIDGVELDATEITPALLQDNLQEAAGIESNVATGYHAIEFLLWGQDLHGTGPGAGERPFTDYSTADHADRRAAYLKAATSLLVSDLEEMVGNWTADGAARAALPELGISAILTGMGSLSFGELAGERMKLGLLLHDPEEEHDCFSDNTHVSHLNDAIGIRNVYAGSYTRVDGSVVEGPAISDLIAAKDAALDSEIAGLLDDTVAKMNVMADRAVAGEAYDQQIAEGNTEGNAVVQAAIDGLIAQTRGIERAVALLNLQDAVTIEDSDSLSNPDAVFQ